In the Stakelama saccharophila genome, TTCTGGGGCTGGGCGGCAGGCCGCTACGGCGTGATTCCGGTCGATCGTGCGGCGTCGGCGGCAGCGCTGCGCCGGATGATGCGCGACGCCCGTGCCGCGCGCGGCGCGGGCCGTTCGGTGATGATCTTTCCCGAAGGAACCCGCGTGAAGCCGGGAGAGACGCCGCCGCTGCGCCCCGGTTTCGCCGGCCTTTACAAGGCGCTCGGCCTGCCGGTGGTGCCGATCGCGGTGGACAGCGGCCTGGTCTGGCCGAAACGCGGCCCCAAGCGCGCCGGTACGATCACACTGCGCTTCGGTGAGCCGATCCCGCCGGGCCTGCCGCGCAAGGAGATCGAGGCACGGGTGCACGCCGCCATCAACGCGCTGGAGACCGACCCCGCGCGTTAGTCGTGGGTGCGACCGAAATCCTCGCGCGCATCGTCCTGTCCCTGCTCGACGATCGAGCGGCGGATCGCGCGGGTGCGGCTGAACAGCTCGAACAGCGCGTCGCCCTTGCCCCAGCGGATCGCGCGCTGCAGCGCGGTCAGATCCTCGGAGAAGCGTTGCAGCATCTCCAGCACCGCCTCCCGGTTGGTCAGGAACACGTCGCGCCACATCGTCGGATCGGACGCGGCGATGCGGGTGAAGTCGCGGAAACCGCCGGCGGAATATTTGATCACCTCGGTCTCTGTCACTTCCTCGAGATCGGAGGCGGTGCCGACGATGGTATAGGCGATCAGGTGCGGCAGATGGCTGGTGACGGCGAGGACGCGGTCGTGATGTGCCGGCGCCATGCGCTCCACATCGGCGCCCAGCCGCCGCCAGAATTCGGCGACGCGCTCGACCGCGAGTTCCGGCGTGCCTTCGTCCGGCGTCAGAATGCACCAGCGGCCGTGGAACAGCGTGGCGAAGCCGGCATCCGGTCCGCTGCGCTCTGTGCCCGCCACCGGGTGGGCGGGAACGATGATAGCGCCCGGCAACGCCTCGGCAAGCGCTGCCGCGACGCTTTCCTTGCATGACCCGACATCGCTGACGATCGCGTCGGCGGGAAGGTCCTCGGCAAATTCGGCCGCCGCTGCGCCCATTGCGCCGACCGGCACGCACAGGATGACGAGATCGGCGTCGATCACCGCCGCGCCGGCGCTGTCGGCGATGTCGTCGCACAAGCCGATTTCGACCGCGCGCTCGCGCACGTCCGGATCGGCATCATGGCCCGTGACCTCGACGCTCGGCATTTCCGCCCGGATGCCGCGCGCGATCGACGAGCCGATCAGCCCCAGCCCGATGATCGTGACACGCGCAAAGGGCAGCATCAGCCGGTCACGATCTCACGCAGCGCCGCCGCCACGCCGCGCACCTCATCCTCGGTGCCGATCGAGATACGCAGCCCGTTGCCGAGGCCCTGCCCCGGCAGCCAGCGGGTGATATAGCCTTTGTCCATCAGCGCCTTGTACGCGGTTTCGGCGCTCACTTCGCCCTCGAACAGGACGAGCAGGAAATTGGCTTTGGACGGTACGGCGCGCAGACCGGCATTGCCGAGGCTTTCGACCTGTTCGGTGAACCAGCCGAGCCATTTGCGGTTGTGCTCGCGGCTGGCGTCGGTGAAATCATCGTCGCCCAGCGCCGCGATCGCCGCCTGCTGACCGGCGGTGGTGACGTTGAACGGCGCGCGGATGCGGTGCATCGCGCCGATGATATCGGCACTGGCATAACCCCAGCCGATCCGCTCGGCGGCCAGACCGTAGATCTTTGAAAAGGTGCGCGTAACGAGCACGTTGGGCTGATCACAAGCCAGCTTCAGCCCGTGATCGTCCTCTTGCCGGGTCAGATATTCCGAATAGGCATGATCGAGGACGAGCAGCACCGACTTCGGCAGGTTCGCGTGCAGCCGGGCGATTTCCTCGCGCGGGGTGAAGGTGCCCGTGGGATTGTTCGGATTGGCGACGAAGACGACGCGCGTGCGATCGGTGACGGCGGCGAGGATCGCGTCGACATCGGTGGCATAGTCGGTGTCGGGCGCGACCACCGGCGTCGCGCCGACGCGCCGCGCGGCGATCTCGTACACCGCAAAGCCGTAGCGCACGAAGATGATCTCGTCCCCCGGCCCTGCGAACGCGCCGGCCGCGAGGTGGAGCACCTCGTCCGATCCGGTGCCGTAGATGATCCGCGCGGGGTCCAGCCCGTGTTTCGCCGCCAGCGCCTCGCGCAGTTCGGCGGCGCCCGCATCGGGATAGCGTTCGAGGCTGCGATCGGCGCCATCGAACGCCGCGCGCGCCTTTGCCGAGGTGCCGAGCGGGTTTTCGTTGGACGACAGCTTGGCGACCTTGCGGCCGTCATCGGTGGTCGAACGCCCCGGCACATAGGGGGCAATTTCCATGATCCAGGGCTTGGGCTGTGGTGCGGTCATGCGCGGCGGGATGGCGCAAGCGGGCGACGATGGCAAGGCTGCGCGGCGTCGTCACGCACCTCGCCTCCGTCATCCCGGACTTGATCCGGGATCCATTGGCGCTCGCGCGACAATTTGGGCGAAGCGTCGAATGGATCCCTGAATCCAGTTCAGGGCAGGCTCTGACTTTCGTCAGGATGACGGAAGGGTGAGCATGCTTGAACCCGGCACCGACCCCGCCTAACGCATCGCCATGTCGTCCGACCCGCGTTTCGGCCTCCGCCGCCATGTCACCTTGCCGGGGCCGCTCGCCCTCGACAGTGGCGCGACGCTGGCGCCGGTCGAGATCGGCTACGAGACCTATGGCGCGCTCAACGAGGATGCGAGCAACGCCGTCCTGATCTGTCACGCGCTGACCGGCGACCAGCATGTCGCCTCCGACCATCCGATTACGGGCAAGCCCGGCTGGTGGACGCGCATGATCGGGCCGGGCAAGCCGATCGATCCGATACGGCATTTCATCGTCTGCGCGAACGTCATCGGCAGTTGCATGGGCTCCTCCGGCCCGGCAACGATCGATCCGGCGACGGGCGCGCCGTTCGGCATGGCGTTTCCCGTCATCACCATCCGCGACATGGTGCGCGCGCAAGGCGCGTTGCTCGATCATCTCGGCGTTCAGCGGCTGAAGGCGGTGGTCGGCGGGTCGATGGGCGGGATGCAGGCGCTGAGCTGGCCGGCAACCTTCCCTGCCCGTGTCGGCGCGGTGGTGGTGATCGCCTCGACCTCGCGCCACTCGGCCCAGAATATCGCCTATCACGAGGTCGGGCGGCAGGCGATCATGGCCGATCCGAAATGGCGCGGCGGAGACTATTACACCGCGAACGATCCGCCGAGCGCGGGCCTCGCCGTCGCACGGATGGCGGCGCACATCACCTATCTGTCCGAAGCCGGGCTGACCGAGAAGTTCGGACGCCGCTTCCAGGCCCGTAAAAACGGCGAGGCGGGGGCGAAGTCGTTCGGCTTCGACGCCGATTTCCAGGTCGAGAGCTATCTGCGCCACCAGGGCCTGTCGTTCAGCGACCGCTTCGACGCCAATTCCTATCTCTATATCACCCGCGCGCTCGATTATTTCGACCTGGCCGAGGAACATGGCGGCATGCTGGCGAATGCGTTTCGAGAGACGCAGGCGCGGTTCTGCGTCGTCAGTTTCGACAGCGACTGGCTCTATCCCACCCGCGAATCACGCACGATCGTGAAGGCGCTCAACGCGGCGGGACGCCATGTCAGCTTCGTCGAATTGTCGAGTCCGTTCGGCCATGACGCCTTCCTGCTCGATTCGCCCGAACTCAACCGCGTGGTCGACGGCTTTCTGAGGACGGGAGAATGATCGAACTTTCCGACGACCGCGACCGGCTCGATATCGAGCGCATCCACGGCTGGCTCGCATCGAGCTACTGGTCGCCCGGCATCGGGCGCGAGCGCGTCGAACGGGCGATCGCCGGCTCGCATTGCCTCGGCGCCTACCACGAGGGAACGCAGGTCGGCTTTTCGCGGATGATCACCGATCATGCGACCTTCGGCTGGCTCAGCGATGTTTGGGTCGATGCGGACGTGCGCGGGCAGGGGATCGGCCGGCGCATGGTGCGCTGGTTCCTCGACCATCCGGACTTTCAGGACATCCGACGGATGGCGCTCGTAACGCGCGACGCGCACGGCGTCTATGCAACACTTGGCTTCGGTCCGCCGGCGCGGCCGGAGCTGTTCATGGAGCGCCTGTCGGAAGAGGCGAAGGCATGGCTGGCATCGGGGCGATGACCGGTCTTCGCCCCGATCTGGCGGTGATCGCCCGCAATGTCGCCGAGGGCACGCGCGTGCTCGATATCGGCTGCGGCGACGGCGCGCTGATGGCGGCGCTGCGCGACACGCGGGGGGTGGATGCGCGCGGGCTGGAGATCGATCCGGTCAATGTCGCAGCCGCGGTCGCGCGCGGCCTGTCGGTGGTGCAGGGCGATGCCGATACCGACCTCGCCGACTATCCCGACCAGAGCTTCGATTACGCGATCCTCAGCCAGACGCTGCAGACATCGACGCGGCCGGGAGCCGTCCTGAACGACCTGTTGCGGATCGGGCGGCGGGCCTTCGTGTCCTTTCCCAATTTCGCGCACTGGCGGGTGCGGCTGTCGCTCCTTTGGGGCGGACGCATGCCGGTGACGCGGCTGCTGCCCGAACGCTGGTACGAGACGCCGAATATCCATCACGTCACCATTGATGACTTTCGCGCCATGGTGGCCGAACGCGGCGTCGTGGTTGAGCGGTCCTGGTTCCTGTCGGGCGACAAGCGCACCGGTTCAGCCGCGGCCAATCTGTTCGCCGAACACGCGGTATTCCTGCTCAGCCGCAACTCGCGACCGCGTTAGATCGGCCGGGCAGTGCCACCGGTGATGCGGTCGATGACGTTCTGATCGCGAATCTTGCGATAGCGCGCCATCACCAGGCTGAAGATGCCGAAGACGAGCAGGCCGGCGGCGACGGCCTGATAGAGCCAGGTCATGCTTTGCAGCGATTCCAGCGCTGCCTGGAATCCGATCTGCTGCGCATCGGTGCTCCACGCCGATTCGAGGATGTGCCATCCTAACACCAGGAACACCACCGCGCGCGCGGCATAGCCGATCCGGCCCACCGCTTCCGCCCAGCGCGGCGCGTCGATGTCGAGCAGATACATGAAATTGGCGGTCGCGGCCTTCACCGCCTGGTTGAAGGCCGCCCCGACGAAGCCGATGCCGATCAGGCCGAGCACGATCCAGCCGCCGGGGAAATCCATGATGGTTTCCGCCGCCTGCGTCCCGCCGCTGGAGCCTCCGGCGCCGCCGCCGCTATCCAGTGCAAGCCTGACCGCCAGATAGGCCAGGACGAGATGTGCGATGCCGCTGCCGACATGGCCGACCCGCTTCGCCATGCCCGTCCAGCCGGCGCCGGCGCCCTGAATGTCGAGCGCCGCGCCATAGATGCGGAAGATGCCGTAGCCGATCAGGCCGACAGCGGTGGCGATCAGGACGACCCTCCCCGCGGGCAGGTTGCGGATGTCGTCGAGCACGCTTGCCGTTCCCTCGGCATGCGCGGTCGCGAGCGTCAGATAGCCTAGCAGGAAATAGACGAGCGCCCGGGCGAGATATCCGGCCCGGGCGAAGTGCTCCAATCGTGCGATTCGCTTCACGGCTCGTACCTTCTCCCATTTTGAAGAAGGGGAGCGCGCGAGCCGGCGCCAAGTTCCCGTTACGCGATCAGAACGGCACGTCGTCGTCGAGATCGTCCGGGAAGCCGCCGCCGAAATCGGTGCCGCCCATGCCGCCCGACTTGTCCCCGCCCGAATTGAACGAGCCGCCGCGGCCCGAGGACTGGCCGCCGAAATCACTGCCGCCGCCCCAGTCGGAGCCACCGCCGCCGCCCTGGCCGCCGGGGCTGTCGAGCATGGTCATCGCGCCGTTGAACCCTTGCAGCACGACCTCGGTCGAATAGCGGTCATTGCCCGACTGGTCCTGCCACTTCCGCGTCTGGAGCTGGCCTTCGATATAGACCTTCGATCCCTTGCGCAGATAGCGCTCGGCGATGTTGGCGAGGCCTTCGTTGAAGATCGCGACCGAATGCCACTCGGTCTTTTCGCGGCGCTCGCCGGTATTGCGGTCCTTCCACTGCTCCGAGGTGGCGATGCGCAGGTTCACCACCTTGCCGCCATTCTGGAAGGTGCGGCTTTCGGGATCGCGGCCGAGATTGCCGATCAGGATCACCTTGTTCACGCTGCCGGCCATTTCGCTTCTCTCCCTACAATCCGAGTGCCACGGCGAGCCAGTATGTCGCCCCTGCCGCGATGTAGGCGAGCACGAACAAATAGCCAACCATGAAGGCGGGCCATTTCCATCCATTCGTCTCCCGCCTGGTAATCGCGATGGTCGAAATGCACTGCGGCGCGAAGACGAACCACATCAGGAAGGCGAGCGCGGTTGGCAGGGTCCAGCGCTTGCGCAGGTTCGACACGATCTCGCGCTCGCCGGCACTGGCATCCGGATTGTCGACGGCATAGACCGTGCCGATCGCCGACACCGCCACCTCGCGCGCCGACATGGCGGGGAGAAGCGCGAGCGCGATGTCCCGGTTGAAGCCGATCGGCGAGACCACCTTTTCGATCTGGTGGCCGATGCGCCCGGCGATCGAATAATCAACCGGCGAGACGTCCGATCCGGCAGGCGGCTTGGGAAAGCTCAGCAACAGCCAGAGGATGATCGTGGTGAAGGCGATGATGGTGCCGGCGCGCTTCAGGAAGATGCGCGCGCGTTGCCACAGGCCCAGCGCGAGATCATCGAGCCGCGGCCACTGATATTTGGGCATCTCCATCATGAAGCCCGACGATTCGCCCCTGGTGACCGTCCGCCTGAGCACGAGCGCGGCGACGAAGGCGCCGACGATGCCCATGACGTAAAGGCCGAACAGCACCAGCCCCTGCAGCCCGATGCCCGGCAGGACCTGGCGCGCCGGGATCATCGCGCCGATGATGATGGCATAGACCGGAAGGCGCGCGGAGCACGTCATCAGCGGTGCGATCAGAATGGTGGTCAGCCGGTCCTTCTCGTCGTCGATGGTACGCGTCGCCATGATGCCGGGCACGGCGCAGGCGAAGGAGGACAGAAGCGGAATGAAGGCGCGTCCCGACAGCCCTGCCGCCGCCATCAGCCGGTCCATCAGGAAGGCGGCGCGGACCATGTATCCGCTCGCTTCCAGCACGAGGATGAAGGCGAACAATATCAGGATCTGCGGCAGGAACACGACCACCGCCCCCACCCCGGCGATCAGTCCGTCGACGATCAACGAGCGAACGAATCCCTGCGGCAGCGCGTCGCCGACCGCACCGCCGAGCCACGCCATGCCGTCCTCGATCCAGGCGATCGGCGCTTCCGACCAGGCGAACACCGCCTGGAACATGACGAACAGCAGCGCGAACAGCAGGACCGATCCGAACACCGGATGGAGCGCGACCGCGTCGATGCGGTGTGTCCAGCGCCGGGTGGCGGTTTCGGAAACGGTGGCCGCTTCGGACAGTGCGCGCGCGCGGCGTTGCAGCGTCACAATGTCGTCGTCGATATGGCCGTCGCTGGGGCGCACCCGTTTCGCGCCGGGATGCACCGCCGCCGCCATCGCCGCCTTCAATTCCTCCAGGCCGCGCCGGCGCACCGCCACGGTGGGAATCACAGGGACACCGAGTTCGGCCTCCAGCACCCCGGGATCGAGCGTCAGCCCGTCGCGCTCGGCAAGGTCGATCATGTTGAGCGCCACCACCACCGGCAGGCCGAGCGACACCAGTTGCAGCGTGAAGCGCAGATGGTTGTCGAGATTGGCGGCATCGACCACCACGACGATGGCATCGGGCAGCCGCTCGCCCTCCTGCGCGCCGATGACGACGTCGCGCGTGACCTGCTCGTCGGGGCTGGACGGTTCGAGGCTGTAGGCGCCGGGAAGGTCGACCAGCTCGACCGGACGGCCGTCGGCCAGCGCCATGCGTCCGGCGTGGCGTTCGACGGTGACGCCGGGATAGTTGCCCACCTTCTGCCGCGCGCCGGTCAGCGCGTTGAACAGGGCGCTCTTGCCGGCATTGGGATTACCGACCAGCGCGACGAGAGGCGCAGGCGTCATCAGTCAGGTCGATCGGGCAAAAGGATCAGGGAAGGACGTGGATCGCCCCCGCGACATGGCGCCGGAGTGCGATCGTCATGCGGCCGATCCGGCAGGCGACGGGGCCACGCCCGAACGCTGCCTGGTGCATCATCTCCACGCCGACGCCTTCGTCGAGCCCCAGTTCGCGCAGGCGGCGCGCCTCCGGCCTGGCCAGCATTTCCCAGTCGATCGCTGCCACTTTCGCCGCCGTACGGCGCGGAAGCTGCGACAGGCGAATCGGCGGAGCGATGGTGGTGGCTACGTTCATAATGAGAGTGAGTATCAATAACTCCCCTCAAAGGAAAGGCCTAAATGGGCGATCCGCTGCAAACGCCCGCTTCAGATGGCCGGATAGCGCAGCCGACCGACGAAGCGCGACAGGCTGATCCGCCGGTCCCGGCCGCGACCGAGCCACTTCGCCTTCGCCTTTTCGAACCGCATGATGCCCTCGATCCGCCGCGCGAGGAAGGCCCGCGTCTGGGCCCACCTTTCCGATTCGTCGTCGAGGAAGACGGTGATGGTCGCGGCATAGACGCCGGCCAGGATGCCGCGCTTGGTATAATGGTTGTAGTCGGTGGCCACATCGCCCGCGAGGCGCCACATCCGATCGGCCGAGCGCCAGCCCAGCTTCGCCGCCCGCGCCACATTCTGCGGCATGGCGAGTACCGCGACGGCGCGGCGCAACGCCTCGCGCTCACCCGCCAGCAGTTCGAGCCGCTTTTCGACAAGCGCCGCGATCCGCTCGCGAATCTTCATCTCGGCCAACGCCTCGGCGGGCAAGGCCTCTGCCATGCGCGCATCGATATACGCGAACCAGGCGTCGATCAGGTCGACAGCGCCGCCGGGGAAGGCCAGCCGCGCGACATCGGCGTCGACACCCACCGTCCGCGCCGCGGCGTCGACCGCCTTGGGCGACCAGCCGTCGAACGCGGCGTTGACCGGAAGCTCCGGCGCCAGGGCGGCGCGGATCTCGTCGAGCGTGGCATCGGCGGAAAGGGTCGTGGCGGCCATCATCATCTCCTCGCGGCACCGATATAAGCGGTGGCGTCGGCTGCGTCACGCCGTGTCATTCGTCGTCGGGCGCCAGCCACCGCAGCGTCACCGCACCGTCGCTGCCGCCGGGCCCGTCGACGCGGTGCGCCGACACCCCCGCGCGGGTCAGCGTCGTCACCACCGTTCCGACATGCGCATCCGGCCCCGAAACGCCGATCGGCGCCTTCACGCGCCTGCCGGCCCAGATGACGAGTTGCAGGGCCTGCTCGCCGGCATCGCTCAGCACGTTCGCGCTCTCCTGCTCCGATTGCGCCTCCTGCTTCGGCGGTTCCGTAAACCCGATTTCCGGCAGCGGCGCGGCGGGCGGCACGACCTCGACCGACCAGTCGCTGGCAACCTTCGCGACGCGGGCCTCGAGCGCCCGGTACGCGGCGAGTCCGGTATCGGGCAACGGCTGGGCATTCACGACCGCGCGGCGATGATCGCGATCGAGCAACACGGAGCCGGGCTCGACACCCGCGACGAGCGCCAGTTGCCGGACAAGCTGCGCCGCCGCCTGGTCCGCGGCCTGCCGGCGTGCATTCGCCTGCGCGGCAGCAATCTGCTGCGCCTCCGCGGCCGCGCCGGTGGACACCCGATATTGTTCCAGCGTCACGGTCACCGGCTCGCCGAACAGCCGCGTCAATGTCGTCTGCGCATCGCGTTCGGCGTCGGATTCGAATTGCGGCGTCAGCACCGTCGCATCGACCCGGATGGGATCGTATTTCACGTCGATCTGGCTGATGCGCGAATCGTCGCCGAACTGGCTGGCGACGACATCGCGCACGTCGCGCTGCGCCGTCGCTTCCCAGGCGATCTGCCGCAGCGACAGGCCCAGCGGCACGGCAAACGCGATCAGCGTCGCGACCATCAGCACGGTCTGCAAGATGGTATGCTGCGGCGACAGGTCGGAGCCGAAGCCGTAGAGCCGCGCCATCCCGGCCGCCGCCAGGGCGATCGTCATCAGGTTGGTGAAGAACAGGATGGTGGAGCCGGTAAACACCGTCCAGTTGAGCGTCGCGAGACCATAGCCCATCACCGCGAGCGGCGGCATCAACGCAGTGGCGATGGCGACGCCCACGATCGTGCCCTCGCGTCCGCGAACCATTGCATAGGATCCGGCGAGCGCGGAAAACAACGCCACCAGCAGGTCGAACAGATTGGGCTGGGTGCGCGCCGCGATCTCTTCGGTCACGTTCTGCAGCGGCGACATCAGCACGATCAGCGCGCAGAATATGACCGCCAGCACGACGCCCAGCGCCAGCGCGACAGCGGATTCCCTGATCTCTGCGGAATCGAAGGTGGCGAGACCGAAGCCCAGCCCGATGATCGGTCCCATCAGCGGCGAGATCAGCATCGCGCCGATCACCACCGCCGGCGATGAGAGCAAGAGACCCAGAACGGCGATGCCCGCGGACATCAGCGTCATGAAGGCGTAGCGTCCGCTCCAGCCGGATTCGCCGCGCACCCGGTCGAGCACGCGGACGTGATCGACGGTCGCCACGATATGGTCGTGCCACCAGACGACGATCGGATTTTGCTGCAAAAGCGCGGGCGCGGTCATGGTCGCGCGGGCTTAGGGGCTTTGCCTCGGCTTTTCCAGTCGGTAGGGACGACCGGGCAGATCAGCAAAGGGGAATACATATGGCGGAAGCGGGCACCGTGCCGGAAAAGGCTGCATCCGCGCTCCGGGGATTTCTGCGCAGCGAGGCGTCGGGCGGAATTGTCCTGATCGCCGCCGCGCTGGCGGCGATGATCGTGGCGAACGTGCCGGCGACCTCGGAAGGCTATTTCCATTTCCTGCACGCCGAAACGGGGCCGCTGATCAACCCGAAATACGGTCCGATGACAATGCACATCTGGATCAACGACGGCCTGATGGCGATCTTCTTCTTTCTCGTCGGGCTGGAGATCAAGCGCGAGTTCGTCGATGGCCGGCTCGCCACGTGGGAGCGCCGCCGCCTGCCGGTGGTCGCCGCCGCCGCCGGCATGATCGCGCCGGCCGTCATCTACCTCGCCGTCACCCACGGCCGGCCCGACCTGCAATCGGGCTGGGCGATCCCGGCGGCGACCGACATCGCCTTCGCCATCGGCGTGCTCGCCCTGCTCGGCAGCCGCGCGCCGGCCTCGCTGAAACTGTTCCTGACCACCGTCGCGATCGTCGACGACATGGGCGCGGTCGCGATCATCGCGCTTGCCTATACCAGCGAGCTGTCGTCGCTCGCACTCGGCCTGGCCGCGCTCACCATGGGGGCGATGTACGTCCTCAACAAATCGAACGTGCAGCGGCTGACCCCCTATGCCGTGCTGGCGGTACTGCTGTGGTATTTCGTCTTCCTGTCGGGCGTGCATGCGACGATCGCCGGCGTGCTCGCCGCGTTCATGATCCCCATCACCAAGTCGCCCGGCGCGCCCGACGATGCAGCCTCGCCCTTGCACCGGCTGGAACACGGGCTGGAATATTGGGTCGCCTTCCTGATCGTACCGCTGTTCGGCTTCGCCAATGCGGGGGTATCCTTTCAGGGCATGTCGCCCGGCATCCTGCTCAACACGCTGCCGCTCGCCATCGCGCTCGGCCTGTTCATCGGCAAGCAGGTCGGCATTTTCGGCATCATCTTCCTGGCCTTCCACACCAAGTTCGCCAAGACGCCGGGCGGATCGACCTGGACCCAGGTGTACGGCGTCTCGCTGCTCGCCGGGATCGGCTTCACCATGAGCCTGTTCATCGGCGGGCTCGCCTTTCCCGGCAACGAACTTCTGGTCGACGAGGTGAAGATCGGCGTGCTCGCCGGGTCCGTATTGTCGGCGGCGGCGGGGTATCTGGTGCTGCGCTTCGCGCCCAGCGTGCCGGTCGAGCAGCAGTGAAACGCGACTGAAAACGCCGTCGTTCACGCCAGGCTGGTTCGCAGAGGAACCGATGTCCGGGTACATGGTGCCTTCGGCGCCGCGGCCGGGCGCTAGATACCGACGGCGGTGCGGATGAAGGCGACCCGTTCGGCCACCGTCGTGCGCGGCAGGTCGACAGGCGTGTAGCCATAATCGCGATAGGTCGCGACCATGACCGCATAGCTGTCGCGCGCTTCCTGCGGTGTCTGCTTGCGTTCGGGATCGGTCGTGAAGATCTCCTCCCACCAGGGAGCGATGAAGACGCGGGAATTGTAGCGATGGGAGCGTGCCGCACGGTCGATATGTTCCGGCACCGCGAGCCCGGAAATGCGGAGGAAGCCGATCACGTCCGGTATCCCCCGGTCGAGGACGACCGTCCGGCCCGATGCCGCCGCGCTTTGGTGCGCCGCGACTTCGCGAACGACCATCTTCTCGGCAAAGGCAAGGTGGTCGGACCAGGGCAGCGCGCTGCCGCCACGCGCCAGCTCCTCCTTGATGATGGCGCGGCCGACCTCCGGACTGGTGGCGATGCCCTGCGCCGCCAGGGCATCGATCAGCGTCGATTTTCCCGACCCAGGGCCGCCGGTGATGACGTGCAGCCGATCGACCGGGTCGCTCACGGCCGGCCCATGCGGGCAGGGCGACCCGATCGCCCGGGCCGCCCTGCTGGAAAAGTCGTCTCGGACAATGCTCAGAGCTTTTCGGTCAGCTCCGGCACCGCCTTGTAGAGGTCGGCGACCAGCCCGTAATCGGCGATCTGAAAGATCGGGGCATCCTCGTCCTTGTTGATGGCGATGATGGTCTTCGAATCCTTCATGCCGGCAAGGTGCTGGATGGCCCCGGAAATACCGATGGCGATATAGACTTCCGGCGCCACGATCTTGCCCGTCTGGCCGACCTGATAGTCGTTGGGGACATAGCCGGCGTCGACCGCCGCGCGGCTCGCACCGACCGCGGCGCCCAGCTTGTCGGCGAGCGGTTCGATGATCGAATGGAAATTCTCCGAATTCTGCAGCGCGCGACCGCCGGAGACGACGATCGAGGCGCTGGTGAGTTCGGGACGGTCACTTGTCGCGATGTCGGCCTTGACGAACGTCGACAGCCTCTTGTCCCCCGTGGCGGAAACCTGCTCGATCTCGGCCGAGCCGCCCTCCGCGCTCGCCTTGTCGAAAGCGGTGCCGCGCGCGGTGATGACCAGCTTTGTATCGCTCGTCTTCACCGTCGCGATGGCGTTGCCGGCATAGATCGGCCGGGTGAAGCTGTTCTCGCCCTCGACCGAGAGGATGTCGGAAATCTGCATCACGTCCATGAGCGCGGCGACGCGCGGGGCGATGTTCTTGCCGGTGGTCGTGGCGGGCGCGACGAAGGCATCGTGATGCTCCATCAGATCGACGATCAGCGGCGCCACATTTTCCGCGAGCGCATGTTCATAGGCCGCATCGTCGGCGACATGGACCTTGCCCACGCCTTCGATCTTCGCCGCAGCCTGCGCCACGGCATCGCATCCCGCCCCGGCGACGAGCAGATGCACCTCGCCCAGCTTCGACGCCGCCGTCACGGCGGCCAGCGTGGCGTCCTTCAATTCCGTGTTGTCGTGTTCGACCCAAACCAGAGTCTTCATCATTTCGT is a window encoding:
- the ssb gene encoding single-stranded DNA-binding protein, which codes for MAGSVNKVILIGNLGRDPESRTFQNGGKVVNLRIATSEQWKDRNTGERREKTEWHSVAIFNEGLANIAERYLRKGSKVYIEGQLQTRKWQDQSGNDRYSTEVVLQGFNGAMTMLDSPGGQGGGGGSDWGGGSDFGGQSSGRGGSFNSGGDKSGGMGGTDFGGGFPDDLDDDVPF
- the feoB gene encoding ferrous iron transporter B, which produces MTPAPLVALVGNPNAGKSALFNALTGARQKVGNYPGVTVERHAGRMALADGRPVELVDLPGAYSLEPSSPDEQVTRDVVIGAQEGERLPDAIVVVVDAANLDNHLRFTLQLVSLGLPVVVALNMIDLAERDGLTLDPGVLEAELGVPVIPTVAVRRRGLEELKAAMAAAVHPGAKRVRPSDGHIDDDIVTLQRRARALSEAATVSETATRRWTHRIDAVALHPVFGSVLLFALLFVMFQAVFAWSEAPIAWIEDGMAWLGGAVGDALPQGFVRSLIVDGLIAGVGAVVVFLPQILILFAFILVLEASGYMVRAAFLMDRLMAAAGLSGRAFIPLLSSFACAVPGIMATRTIDDEKDRLTTILIAPLMTCSARLPVYAIIIGAMIPARQVLPGIGLQGLVLFGLYVMGIVGAFVAALVLRRTVTRGESSGFMMEMPKYQWPRLDDLALGLWQRARIFLKRAGTIIAFTTIILWLLLSFPKPPAGSDVSPVDYSIAGRIGHQIEKVVSPIGFNRDIALALLPAMSAREVAVSAIGTVYAVDNPDASAGEREIVSNLRKRWTLPTALAFLMWFVFAPQCISTIAITRRETNGWKWPAFMVGYLFVLAYIAAGATYWLAVALGL
- a CDS encoding FeoA family protein; translated protein: MNVATTIAPPIRLSQLPRRTAAKVAAIDWEMLARPEARRLRELGLDEGVGVEMMHQAAFGRGPVACRIGRMTIALRRHVAGAIHVLP
- a CDS encoding COQ9 family protein, translated to MAATTLSADATLDEIRAALAPELPVNAAFDGWSPKAVDAAARTVGVDADVARLAFPGGAVDLIDAWFAYIDARMAEALPAEALAEMKIRERIAALVEKRLELLAGEREALRRAVAVLAMPQNVARAAKLGWRSADRMWRLAGDVATDYNHYTKRGILAGVYAATITVFLDDESERWAQTRAFLARRIEGIMRFEKAKAKWLGRGRDRRISLSRFVGRLRYPAI
- a CDS encoding DUF389 domain-containing protein, which encodes MTAPALLQQNPIVVWWHDHIVATVDHVRVLDRVRGESGWSGRYAFMTLMSAGIAVLGLLLSSPAVVIGAMLISPLMGPIIGLGFGLATFDSAEIRESAVALALGVVLAVIFCALIVLMSPLQNVTEEIAARTQPNLFDLLVALFSALAGSYAMVRGREGTIVGVAIATALMPPLAVMGYGLATLNWTVFTGSTILFFTNLMTIALAAAGMARLYGFGSDLSPQHTILQTVLMVATLIAFAVPLGLSLRQIAWEATAQRDVRDVVASQFGDDSRISQIDVKYDPIRVDATVLTPQFESDAERDAQTTLTRLFGEPVTVTLEQYRVSTGAAAEAQQIAAAQANARRQAADQAAAQLVRQLALVAGVEPGSVLLDRDHRRAVVNAQPLPDTGLAAYRALEARVAKVASDWSVEVVPPAAPLPEIGFTEPPKQEAQSEQESANVLSDAGEQALQLVIWAGRRVKAPIGVSGPDAHVGTVVTTLTRAGVSAHRVDGPGGSDGAVTLRWLAPDDE
- the nhaA gene encoding Na+/H+ antiporter NhaA — its product is MAEAGTVPEKAASALRGFLRSEASGGIVLIAAALAAMIVANVPATSEGYFHFLHAETGPLINPKYGPMTMHIWINDGLMAIFFFLVGLEIKREFVDGRLATWERRRLPVVAAAAGMIAPAVIYLAVTHGRPDLQSGWAIPAATDIAFAIGVLALLGSRAPASLKLFLTTVAIVDDMGAVAIIALAYTSELSSLALGLAALTMGAMYVLNKSNVQRLTPYAVLAVLLWYFVFLSGVHATIAGVLAAFMIPITKSPGAPDDAASPLHRLEHGLEYWVAFLIVPLFGFANAGVSFQGMSPGILLNTLPLAIALGLFIGKQVGIFGIIFLAFHTKFAKTPGGSTWTQVYGVSLLAGIGFTMSLFIGGLAFPGNELLVDEVKIGVLAGSVLSAAAGYLVLRFAPSVPVEQQ
- a CDS encoding AAA family ATPase, encoding MSDPVDRLHVITGGPGSGKSTLIDALAAQGIATSPEVGRAIIKEELARGGSALPWSDHLAFAEKMVVREVAAHQSAAASGRTVVLDRGIPDVIGFLRISGLAVPEHIDRAARSHRYNSRVFIAPWWEEIFTTDPERKQTPQEARDSYAVMVATYRDYGYTPVDLPRTTVAERVAFIRTAVGI